CCCTCACGCCCACCCTTTGCACCGACCGCAGTTGACCCCAACAAGGAGCGCCGGGAGGCCGTGAAGCGGAAGATCACCCAGTACCTGCGGCGAGCCGAGGAAATCTTCAATTGCCACCTGCAGCGGGCGGCGGGGGGTGGCAACACCACTGCCACGGTGAGGGGCTGCCGTGGGGCCGCATGGGTGGGATGGCAGCGGTTCTGTGACGCTGGGAAACGGGGGTGGGGGTGTGGACACGCAGATAAAGCAGCCCCAGTGGTCCTCCTTGTCTGCCTCTGCCAGATGCCACGCTAAGATGGTGTAGAGAAAACGGCAGGCACGTCGAGCTGCCGAGTGTCCTGGCCTGCCAGTGGCTGCaagggagctggcagctcttCGCCCTGCCTGGATCAAGGAGCCGAGGTGGGCCCAGGCTGCCTAGGGTGCTTCCAGGACCCCACCCTCCAAAGTGTGTATGCTTAGCTTGCTGCCACCATAGTGGGTATGGACATTTTTGTGGAGACCGAAGCCACTGCAGGGAACCACCCTGTCAAATGTTAGAAATGTCCTCTTCCCATCTGTCATCATTTCCATCTGTATGGAAAACAAAGACATTGGCTGCTTTCTGCATTGTGGGAAGGAAGTGGTTAAAGAAGGGAGAGGGGACTGAGGCAGGGCAAGGTCAGAGCCTAGTGGGAAGAATGCAGGAAGAAAGACAACTACCTTCCACAGAGGTCCCCTTAGTGTTGAAACAGTCCAGGTCTAGCTTCAAATCTTGGTGTGATTTTTACTTCTGCTGCAAGTGCAAGCTTTCCctagaaaatacagaaatccaGGGGTTAGCCAAGAATATGGTCCAGCTGATGTTAGAAATGAATCATGGCCATTGGAGTGTTTTCTTTGCATGTTGACCAGCTGGGCAGTATTGCTGCCTCCTCTGAAAAATGCAGGGGCTTTTTTCACCCACTGTAATGAACAGCAGCATTTCTAGGTCCTACATCCTCTTCTCTTACCATGTCACAGGGCTACAGCAGCCTGCGCTTCCGGCCGATCAGGACACTGAGCTCAGCAGTGGAGAACCTGAGACGGTGTAAGGTTGTGGGAGTGATTGATAAGGTAATGACTTGACCTGAAGATGGGGAgtgaggctggggctggacCAAAGGGTGCATAAGCTGGAGGGTCCTAGCAGCTGGAATGGGGGTGCCAGCCCTCAGCACATCCATCAAGCAATGTTGGGGTATGCATCCACACCATTCCCATCCAGAAAAATTCATAGGAGAGGACTCAAGACTCCTTAAGGAGTTAATTGGGAAATCTGTTAACGTCCCCATTACTTTTGCTTACCAGACCTCCCAGGATATTTACAGGGAGGTTTATACACCTCATTCTTTTCCACATAAGGAATTGTGTTTGATGCCCAGGTGCCACAATGGTGGACTCCTGTGGATAATCTAGACTTCAGCAAAAGCTGAACTGTCTGGATGAGTAAACTAATTAGAAGTTCATTATCTTGGAGTGAAGATGCCAGGCTTACTGTATCCACACATGCATGGAACATTGCTCACCACTGCTGTTCACACATCTCAGTTTGTCAGGACTGATGTGATCCTCCTGTCCCAGTAAGGCCCAGGTTTGAGCCCAAAAAGAGCACTGTGAAACCCTTCAGTGTGAAGGAAGTCAAACTGGCATGGGAGCCACCTCTTGGTTTAATTAATTTCCTGCTTCTTGTCTGCATGGCTATCTCCTTGCCAATAACCTGTCTTTTGTCTTTCAAAAGTAGGGGTCTGAGCCTCACAAAACAGTTGGGTGGGAGTTTGTTTCAGTTCCAGAGTTGAGACCCTTGGGTCATTCCTATAGGCTGTGTGTTGGGTCACCCCTTCTGACCAGTACTGTGTATACTCTTCCAGGTGCAGATTATCCAGGATCCAGCCACTGGTGAGACCTTTATACTCAAGGTGAGTGTTTTCAGTTTCATCTGCctgcttctctctctcaggCTGGGGCCACCTTGTCCAAGCTGATGGCTGGGGCAGGTGAGAGGATATAAAATAGCAGCACTCAGAGGCTGGACGAAGTTGATGGTTCAAAAATCTTCTTTTGGCTGCCTCAGCCATCCTTTGTGATCAGAAGGGAAGTGGTTCCCCTTGGCCATCTGTTTCTCTGACTTGTAACACTTCACACCTGTGCTAAACTGGGTCAACCCCTGAAACAGGTTGTGACGTGTGCTCAGTACAAGTCCTAGAGTATTTTTCAGTGCCCTTGGAACTAACAATGAAGTACTTCATTAACTGGACAAGGAGGATCTGGCATGAGAGGGAGAAGCATCATttccaggggaggaggagaaagggtTGGGATGGCAGGTTCCTCCCTGAAGGGAGCAGAGTGGTTGCAGAGGAGTCAGtgctctggagcagctgtgccctCTGGGTCCCACAGTGCAGATGGGGAGTGCCCTACCTTGGCAGAGCTTTGCAGAGTGCTGCCTTATCACAGCTGGCTGCTGGGGACTGACAGAGCTGTATGAGCCGCACGTTTGCGCAGATGCAGCAGCTCCATCGTGGGTGACCTGGGAGCAGCCACGGGGCTTGGCAGAAGGCACACTCCCTTCAgggcctccagccctgccaggtgCTAGGTTGCACAGAGTCCaagtccctgctgtgctgtacCACCCATCTACCTGTACCTCCTCAGAGCCTCCCCAAATCCCACGTTGAGACCCGTGAGCGACAGACCATCATCCCTCATGGGGTCCCCTTCATGGTCAAGCTGTTGTGCTACTATGTGAGTGAGGACTCCATCTTCCTCCATCTGGAGCATGTGCAGGGTGAGTGAAGACAGACTTGCCTCCCATCTGTGAAGCATCCTCGTTTATGCTGAACTGTCCTTTCTTTAAAATCCAAAGTATATTTCCCCTCCTGTTTTGGGACTGTTTTTTATAGCGATTGTAAGCTGTCTTCTTCATAGAAGGGTGGTGTGTACCAGGGCTTAGTGAACGGAGCTGTTCAGCTGTGAATTGCAGAGGTTTGATGAGAACTGTCTGGGGATGTAACCTAGAAATGGGCCTATGGTGACCTACAAAGAGAAAGAGgttgtgtgtgtgggtgtgttaAATGGAAACCAGCCTTAGTCTTTAGGGAGATGAGCCACTGCACCTCAGGGGAGGGAGCGGTCATGCCTTTAGGTAATGAAATTGATGTGATTcagcattttgaaaagaaaaacctctTCATTTTACTGGCATTGTCTGACCATAACAGGAAGGTGATGGAGAAGGAAAACGAAGTGAGGTAGTTCACCTGAATGTTGTAGAACAAATGCTCTTTTGACAAGACCtttataaaacttttttttttggttacaAATGGTCACATTGGATTTTGAGATCATACTAAAGAGAGGAAATGGAAAATTAGGGCATAAGGGGCAGTGAGCATACTGGGGTTTGGATACATCAAGGAGGCATACTTGAGGTTGTCCCAGATCCTGGTGAAGAAATATGACAAGGTGGAGGCTTGTCCCATGGAGCTTATTTACCCTCTGCTGGTTGAATGGATGTgtagggagcagcagctggagtcCGGGAATGACAAATGGAGGTTGACTTGCGTTGGAGAACAGGCTCAACTCCTTGTGCATTGCTGTAGGATGAGTTTAGAGGAAGAAGCCAGCACTGAATGTAGTGAGGCTGGGAAGCCCTGGCAACATGCTGTAGGCTCCAGGGTTTGCTGCTTTGGCTCCTTGCTGACCCATGGCCTCGTGCCGTGTTGTGGGAGCTCTCTGGCATTTCTGTCACACAGGGAGGAAAGGCTTTCAGGGGGAAGTGGGGATGGCAGTGGGATCAGGAACATTTGTGAATATGTGGCTTGTCTGTGACATGGAAGTGGCAGAGGTGGGATCAAAGAATGGGGAGAGGGCTGctaaaggaggaaggaaagggacTTAGGTGTGCCAGGTCCTAGGGAAGGTGTGGCATTGGGCATGGTGTGCTTGTAGGGTGGGGGTGCATTCTGCATGGACTTGAGCTTTGCTGCTGGGGAGATTAATGATGCTCAATCCCAACCCCACTGTGTGGGCCTTGGCCTGAATGGGCCGTGTCGACAGTGGGGGAACCAGGGATACTTTCTGCCTCATCTCTTGttcttctttctgctttccagGGGGGACACTGTGGTCTCACCTCCGCTCCAAGTACTGTGTCCAGCAGGACTGTGCTGATTCAAACACCACTCAAGCCCTCCAGGACCATGGCACAGAGGATGGTGTGGGAAACTCCCAGGGTGGCAGCCAAGTATCCATCCTCCCTGTTTGGATGGGCAGTGGCCTCCCAGGCTCTGTGAACTACCAATTACTGGGAAACACTGATGCCTCACTCCCTCAGGAGCAGTCCCCTGGCCCCACAGACTCTGGCTCAGGGAACCACTGCCAGCTTCTCCTGGCTCCTGCTGGTGGCAGTGGGGCTGCACCTGGAGGACAGGGTCTGAGTATGACACAGACTGTGTCTGGTGTTGTGGACCATTTTCCAGCAGCATCAGCCAAATGCCCTGGCCACCTTGCCAGCCAGGGCCTGGTTGTCTACCCATGGAATGATCTAACCAGCAGCACAGACTGCATATCTAAGAGAACAGCCTCCCAACAAGGCCCCAGGCTTCCCCAGGGGCTTGTCCCTCTACCAAAGACTGTGAGAGGAGGCCAGCCAGGGGCAGGGCAACAGCCAACTCAGAAAGTGTCTGACGCCTCCCACGCTCAGCCCCTCCTGACCCTGGGTGAGAGGCAGCTTCCTGCAGGAGTTGCCCTGTCCAGCTCTGGCAAACCCAGTGTGCCTGACCCAGCTGTGTGGGAGCCCTCTTGGGGAGCAAGCCTGACCTGTGGCTGGCTCAGCAAACAGCCACCATCAGGACAATGCAGGGCTTTGGCTTCCCATGGGCACAACCGGAGAGCATGGGCTGTAAAGGAAGAGCAGGtgcagctgtgggcagcagaaatccttctgGCCTTAGAGGGACTTCACCAACAGGGTATATTGTGCCGGGATCTCAACCCCAGGAACCTGCTCCTTGATACAGCTGGTAGGTAATGCCCCATGCTGCTGCCCCAAGGAGGAGGGAATTGGTCTCCCAGTTGGGAGACTGCTTCTTGCCCCATTTCCAGAAGACTTGGActtttttgtgtttgctttggagGAGAGTGGGAGTCTGGGAAGGTTTGGTATTTCTGAAATTGGAAGTGTGATCTCACTTAGGTTTTCCAAGTAATTATTACAAGAGATGGTTCTGCAGCAGGAGAGTCAAGGGCCATAGCCACAGAAATGCATTGCCCCTGCTCCCATGTAGGGGTTGGCTGCCTGGGAAATCCCAGCCTGGGGAAGCTGAGACCAGCTGAACTGTGCCTGAGGTTAGTGGGACTAGTGGGTTAGTTTTTCCCTGCTTATAGTAACTGCCTGCTGGGGATGTTCTGGAGCCATCCCATCCCTCTGAGCCATGGGTATTGCTGTCAGTGCAAGTCCCTGCTCAGCTGGCAACATCTGGGACAAATTGGAGAGCTACAAattgcttaaaaagaaaaatgcagagaGTTTTGCAAGGAGAAAGCTAACCTTCTCCCCCTCTTCCCCTTTAAAACCTACTTCTTTCCTCACCACAGCCTGCACTGAGATCTGTGATCTTGGAGCCTACCTATTCAGTCTCACTTGTTGGGCACCTCGGACAAGCACTGAGAGGCCTGTGGAGGGGTGTGTGGTGCCAGGGGATGCTCAGTTCCACTGTGTTCAGGGCATGACAGGGGCCCCatgccctggctgctcccagtggTAGGGATATGGCTTGGCTTTGTGCTATGACCAAAGTCCCCAGTCTCTCCTAACCTTCCTGCTTTTGACtctggtgctgctctgcaggtcATGTCCGTCTCACCTTCTTTGGCCAGTGGACAGAGGTGGAGCCCCAGTACTGCAGCCAGGCACGGGAAGAGCTGTACAGTGCTCCAGGTAAGGGATATGTCCCCTGGCTTCAACTGGACAGAGGGGGCTTCTGCAGGCACTGAGATGTGCCCAGCACAGTGTAGTCAGTGGTGCTCCCTGCCTCCAGCTCTAActgctctctgtctctttctgcaGAAGTAGGGGGGATCACGGAGCCCACTGAAGCAGCTGACTGCTGGAGCTTTGGCTCTCTCTTGTATGAGTTGCTGACAGGAGTGGTAAGAGGCTGAGGAGCTGTGCAAAGAGGacaggggaggagggggctcaAGGGCTGCCTGTTGTGTAGGGCTGGGAGGGTGCCTTGCCCTGCTGGCACCTCAGTTCTTGACCAGGTTCCTTTAGACATATGATTCCCAGTGCCTGTGTGTGGTCTCTGGGTGTTAAGGGCCCTGGCTTTTAAATGCTGCTGTGTAGGGCTGGGGTTATGTGGCAATGAAGACTCAACAGGGTGCTCCAACCCTCCTTGGTGCCTCTGCTTAACATCAccctctgcctcctgcagccACTCTCCCAAAACCATCCATCAGGGATTCAGCCTCACACCCAGCTGCATCTGCCAGAGGGCCTCAGCCTGGCTGCTACATCGCTGCTCGCTGAGGTGAGGGTTTGGGTGGATGGGAGGGAGAATGGGACTAGAGGTTGGGGAAAGGCAGGGTCCATTTCCAGTGTCCCCATCTCCCTATCCTCCTGTCCCATTGCttttctctgcagctcctgcagtaCAATCCAAAACGACGCTTGGGCTCTGGAGGAGGTGGCATA
This window of the Anomalospiza imberbis isolate Cuckoo-Finch-1a 21T00152 chromosome 6, ASM3175350v1, whole genome shotgun sequence genome carries:
- the RPS6KL1 gene encoding ribosomal protein S6 kinase-like 1 isoform X2, with amino-acid sequence MSRAEAEPCSRALAQARVYLGQLRGRVVPAGPEGGGRRDYLVEAARQLRLALERDVSEDYEEAFNHYQNGVDVLLRGVQVDPNKERREAVKRKITQYLRRAEEIFNCHLQRAAGGGNTTATGYSSLRFRPIRTLSSAVENLRRCKVVGVIDKVQIIQDPATGETFILKSLPKSHVETRERQTIIPHGVPFMVKLLCYYVSEDSIFLHLEHVQGGTLWSHLRSKYCVQQDCADSNTTQALQDHGTEDGVGNSQGGSQVSILPVWMGSGLPGSVNYQLLGNTDASLPQEQSPGPTDSGSGNHCQLLLAPAGGSGAAPGGQGLSMTQTVSGVVDHFPAASAKCPGHLASQGLVVYPWNDLTSSTDCISKRTASQQGPRLPQGLVPLPKTVRGGQPGAGQQPTQKVSDASHAQPLLTLGERQLPAGVALSSSGKPSVPDPAVWEPSWGASLTCGWLSKQPPSGQCRALASHGHNRRAWAVKEEQVQLWAAEILLALEGLHQQGILCRDLNPRNLLLDTAGHVRLTFFGQWTEVEPQYCSQAREELYSAPEVGGITEPTEAADCWSFGSLLYELLTGVPLSQNHPSGIQPHTQLHLPEGLSLAATSLLAELLQYNPKRRLGSGGGGITKLKSHSFFRTVPWNKLVG
- the RPS6KL1 gene encoding ribosomal protein S6 kinase-like 1 isoform X1, translated to MSRAEAEPCSRALAQARVYLGQLRGRVVPAGPEGGGRRDYLVEAARQLRLALERDVSEDYEEAFNHYQNGVDVLLRGVQGVCGPPGTADRGIPPGTPARGPGHSYRGSRGVDPNKERREAVKRKITQYLRRAEEIFNCHLQRAAGGGNTTATGYSSLRFRPIRTLSSAVENLRRCKVVGVIDKVQIIQDPATGETFILKSLPKSHVETRERQTIIPHGVPFMVKLLCYYVSEDSIFLHLEHVQGGTLWSHLRSKYCVQQDCADSNTTQALQDHGTEDGVGNSQGGSQVSILPVWMGSGLPGSVNYQLLGNTDASLPQEQSPGPTDSGSGNHCQLLLAPAGGSGAAPGGQGLSMTQTVSGVVDHFPAASAKCPGHLASQGLVVYPWNDLTSSTDCISKRTASQQGPRLPQGLVPLPKTVRGGQPGAGQQPTQKVSDASHAQPLLTLGERQLPAGVALSSSGKPSVPDPAVWEPSWGASLTCGWLSKQPPSGQCRALASHGHNRRAWAVKEEQVQLWAAEILLALEGLHQQGILCRDLNPRNLLLDTAGHVRLTFFGQWTEVEPQYCSQAREELYSAPEVGGITEPTEAADCWSFGSLLYELLTGVPLSQNHPSGIQPHTQLHLPEGLSLAATSLLAELLQYNPKRRLGSGGGGITKLKSHSFFRTVPWNKLVG